One genomic region from Thermococcus sp. encodes:
- a CDS encoding 4Fe-4S dicluster domain-containing protein, with amino-acid sequence MAESLSYTEKLKKWNRFEAEKFSKKAPVTTPYPFIDIEKPPEYRGIPHINPEKCIGCGACVNACPPDALIMEWDKEHGVKRLTYNAARCIRCARCIEVCPTGAMEPTTRFEIATDNKEDLVEVVEHKLAYCEECGEYLDFTERQIEYVRNILPKEIFDMYALEDRIKLTQEEKMRRTVVKLRETEGNVYPAFVLVEKPRKSPKKKGGEE; translated from the coding sequence ATGGCCGAGAGCCTCTCATACACCGAAAAGCTCAAGAAGTGGAACCGCTTCGAGGCCGAAAAGTTCAGCAAGAAGGCCCCTGTTACCACCCCCTATCCCTTTATTGATATCGAGAAGCCACCCGAGTACAGGGGAATACCCCACATCAACCCCGAGAAGTGCATAGGCTGTGGGGCCTGCGTCAATGCCTGCCCGCCCGATGCACTCATAATGGAGTGGGACAAGGAGCACGGCGTGAAAAGGCTCACCTACAACGCCGCAAGATGTATCAGGTGTGCCCGCTGTATAGAGGTCTGCCCGACGGGAGCAATGGAGCCCACAACAAGGTTCGAGATAGCAACTGACAACAAAGAGGATTTGGTCGAGGTCGTCGAGCACAAGTTAGCTTACTGCGAGGAGTGTGGTGAATACCTTGACTTCACCGAGAGGCAGATAGAGTACGTAAGGAACATCCTCCCGAAGGAAATATTCGACATGTACGCCCTTGAGGATAGAATAAAGCTCACGCAGGAGGAGAAGATGCGCAGAACGGTCGTTAAGCTCAGGGAAACTGAGGGCAACGTGTATCCGGCCTTTGTTCTCGTGGAGAAGCCCAGGAAATCCCCCAAGAAGAAAGGGGGTGAGGAGTGA
- a CDS encoding NADH-quinone oxidoreductase subunit B family protein — protein sequence MGKQRLKSVWVYHVDAGSCNGCDIEVLDVLSPYYDLERLGIKVVPNPRHADVLFITGPLTRQTRIMIRKAYEAMPPKPRIVVAIGTCASSGGIFYNSYALYNTSPQRGRDRLRSGGPEMIVPIDMYIPGCPPSPEEILYGVAQLLGIKEKKMKGEYWIALPPGEKPAKENEVEFKIPDRPIPLRYWLTLREELRRVVGYYDRDAVLEDFIELVGKAFESENPREKLHDLVTGYFLKEKDSRIKVAMRFLENEFWRLYNEYRSLGENIRKKYPVTAGV from the coding sequence ATGGGGAAGCAGAGGCTTAAGTCCGTCTGGGTCTATCACGTTGATGCCGGTTCATGTAACGGCTGTGACATCGAGGTTCTCGACGTGCTCAGTCCCTACTATGACCTCGAGAGGTTGGGTATTAAAGTCGTTCCAAATCCAAGGCACGCAGATGTCCTCTTCATAACTGGGCCCCTAACGAGACAGACGAGGATAATGATTAGAAAGGCCTATGAGGCCATGCCTCCAAAGCCGAGGATAGTGGTTGCCATAGGAACCTGCGCCTCAAGCGGTGGAATCTTTTACAACAGCTACGCCCTTTACAATACCTCACCCCAGCGCGGAAGGGACAGGCTCAGGAGCGGTGGGCCGGAGATGATAGTCCCGATAGACATGTACATCCCCGGCTGTCCTCCCAGCCCGGAGGAGATACTCTACGGTGTAGCTCAGCTTTTGGGAATAAAGGAGAAGAAAATGAAGGGTGAGTATTGGATAGCCCTTCCGCCCGGAGAGAAACCAGCTAAGGAGAACGAGGTGGAGTTCAAGATTCCGGACAGGCCGATACCTCTCCGCTACTGGCTCACACTCCGTGAAGAACTTAGAAGGGTTGTGGGCTACTACGACAGGGATGCTGTCCTTGAGGACTTCATTGAGCTCGTTGGAAAGGCCTTTGAAAGCGAGAACCCAAGGGAGAAGCTCCACGATCTCGTCACAGGATACTTCCTCAAGGAAAAGGACTCCCGGATAAAGGTGGCCATGCGCTTCCTCGAAAACGAGTTCTGGCGCTTATACAACGAATACCGCTCCCTAGGAGAGAACATCAGGAAGAAATATCCGGTTACCGCGGGTGTCTGA
- a CDS encoding nucleotidyltransferase codes for MDAETLRRAKEELVQRIKDFYGDNLLSIIFYGRHLKDPGFPEIDVVVVIDKPYDPVKMNRVADFVENIRDPIEEKYGYHVSFELYTREEAENFHSGYLDVVVNYEVAYDKDNYFQNLLRDMLNPEKAMDYVKYISTIEYIPVEEEERDEE; via the coding sequence ATGGACGCCGAGACCTTGAGAAGGGCCAAGGAGGAGCTGGTTCAAAGGATAAAGGACTTCTACGGTGACAACCTGCTCTCGATAATCTTCTACGGGAGGCACCTTAAGGACCCGGGCTTTCCTGAGATAGACGTGGTCGTTGTAATCGACAAACCCTACGACCCGGTTAAGATGAACCGCGTGGCTGACTTCGTTGAGAACATAAGGGACCCGATAGAGGAGAAGTACGGCTACCACGTCTCCTTTGAGCTCTACACAAGGGAAGAGGCAGAAAACTTCCACTCCGGCTACCTTGATGTTGTTGTTAACTACGAGGTGGCCTACGACAAGGATAACTACTTCCAGAACCTCCTCAGGGACATGCTGAATCCGGAAAAGGCAATGGACTACGTTAAATACATCAGCACGATTGAATACATCCCCGTCGAGGAAGAGGAGAGGGACGAGGAATGA
- the mobA gene encoding molybdenum cofactor guanylyltransferase MobA, which produces MIGAVLAGGRGRRFGGDKLLFKISGKPLILYTIERLEKAKEIDEIVLVASRENAEKLERLGYRVVIDELLVGPMGGIYTALSLGDAFVVAGDMPLLVPQFIDFIIGRFYIEKKPVCVPRWSNGYLEPLHAAYSREFRPFLEEKIKSKKYAINQAIRESEACYIEIESLPEEWRESFFNVNTREDLGRINKKSRT; this is translated from the coding sequence ATGATAGGGGCCGTTTTGGCCGGCGGAAGGGGAAGGCGCTTCGGAGGAGATAAGCTACTCTTCAAAATTTCTGGGAAACCGCTGATTCTTTACACCATCGAGAGGCTGGAGAAAGCAAAAGAAATAGACGAAATAGTTCTGGTTGCTTCCAGAGAAAACGCGGAAAAGCTTGAAAGGCTCGGTTACAGGGTAGTTATTGATGAACTCCTCGTGGGCCCGATGGGAGGTATTTACACCGCCCTCTCCCTTGGCGACGCCTTCGTGGTTGCTGGCGACATGCCCCTTCTCGTTCCACAGTTTATCGACTTCATAATAGGGCGCTTTTATATAGAAAAAAAGCCGGTCTGCGTTCCGCGGTGGAGCAACGGCTACCTTGAACCCCTCCATGCCGCTTATTCAAGAGAGTTCAGGCCCTTTCTGGAAGAAAAAATCAAGAGTAAGAAGTACGCCATAAACCAGGCGATAAGGGAAAGCGAAGCTTGCTACATCGAAATCGAAAGCCTCCCCGAGGAGTGGAGGGAGAGCTTCTTCAACGTGAACACGCGGGAGGATTTGGGGAGGATTAATAAAAAATCCAGGACTTAA
- a CDS encoding hydrogenase 3 maturation endopeptidase HyCI: MNVLEEIFEGKERIVICGIGNDMRGDDAFGVLVAERLKGLLDNPNVLVINCGEVPENYTGKIKDFKPDLVVFVDAVDFGGEVGEYIIADPEGTIGEGVSTHGLPLKFVTQFMKTMVKAEFVLIGCQPGSTGLFQEPSELIKKRAERLAELLAGILSSRNSEK, from the coding sequence ATGAACGTCCTCGAAGAAATCTTTGAAGGGAAAGAGCGAATCGTAATCTGCGGTATAGGAAACGACATGAGGGGAGACGATGCCTTTGGCGTGCTCGTTGCGGAGAGGCTGAAGGGACTCCTTGACAATCCAAACGTCCTCGTGATAAACTGCGGTGAGGTTCCAGAGAACTACACGGGGAAGATAAAGGATTTCAAGCCGGACCTAGTGGTTTTCGTTGATGCCGTTGACTTTGGCGGTGAAGTGGGAGAGTACATAATAGCCGACCCGGAGGGGACGATAGGCGAGGGGGTCTCGACCCACGGACTTCCGCTAAAGTTTGTGACCCAGTTCATGAAGACGATGGTCAAGGCGGAGTTCGTGCTTATAGGCTGTCAGCCCGGCTCGACGGGGTTATTCCAGGAGCCGAGCGAGCTGATAAAGAAACGTGCAGAAAGGCTGGCGGAACTGCTAGCAGGGATTCTTAGTTCCAGAAATTCAGAAAAATGA
- a CDS encoding Mrp/NBP35 family ATP-binding protein, producing MIDPREIAINARLEKVKRIIPVVSGKGGVGKSLISTTLALALAEKGYKVGLLDLDFHGASDHVILGFEPKEFPEEDKGVVPHTVHGIKFMTIAYYTEDRPTPLRGKEISDALIELLTITRWDELDYLIIDMPPGLGDQLLDVLRFLKRGEFLVVATPSKLALNVVRKLVQLLLEEKHKVLGIVENMKLDDEKDVEALAKEFGIPYLGGIPFYPELDAKIGNVEELMKTEFAGKIREIAEKI from the coding sequence ATGATAGACCCGCGTGAGATAGCCATTAACGCGAGGCTTGAGAAGGTTAAGAGAATAATCCCCGTCGTCAGCGGTAAAGGGGGAGTTGGAAAATCCCTCATCTCCACAACCCTGGCTTTGGCTCTCGCTGAGAAGGGCTACAAGGTCGGATTGCTGGACCTTGACTTTCACGGGGCAAGCGACCACGTAATTCTCGGCTTCGAACCGAAGGAGTTCCCCGAGGAGGACAAAGGAGTCGTTCCCCACACGGTCCACGGAATCAAGTTCATGACCATAGCTTACTACACCGAGGACAGACCGACGCCACTCCGCGGGAAGGAGATAAGCGATGCTTTGATAGAACTCCTCACCATAACGAGGTGGGACGAGCTTGACTACCTTATCATAGACATGCCACCGGGTCTGGGAGACCAGCTTCTCGACGTGCTCCGCTTCCTTAAGAGAGGTGAGTTTTTGGTTGTGGCGACACCATCAAAGTTAGCACTCAACGTTGTTAGAAAGCTCGTTCAGCTCCTCCTCGAGGAGAAGCACAAAGTTCTCGGAATCGTGGAGAACATGAAACTCGACGATGAGAAAGACGTCGAGGCTTTGGCGAAGGAGTTCGGAATTCCCTACCTGGGGGGAATACCGTTTTATCCGGAGCTAGACGCCAAGATTGGGAACGTTGAGGAGCTCATGAAGACCGAGTTCGCAGGGAAGATAAGGGAGATAGCCGAGAAGATTTGA
- the hypA gene encoding hydrogenase nickel incorporation protein HypA, giving the protein MHEWALADAIVRTVLDYARKEGAKRVKAVKVVLGELQDVAEDIVKFAMEQMFAGTIAEGAEIIFEEEEAIFKCRNCGHTWKLKEVKDKFDERIKEDIHFIPEVVHAFLACPKCGSHDFEVIQGRGVYVAGIMIEKEGEA; this is encoded by the coding sequence ATGCACGAGTGGGCGCTGGCTGATGCAATCGTTAGAACTGTTCTCGATTACGCCCGGAAAGAGGGAGCGAAGCGCGTTAAAGCAGTTAAGGTCGTTCTCGGAGAACTGCAGGACGTTGCAGAGGACATCGTCAAGTTCGCTATGGAGCAGATGTTCGCGGGAACCATTGCAGAGGGAGCGGAGATAATCTTCGAGGAGGAAGAGGCCATATTCAAGTGCCGTAACTGTGGACACACCTGGAAGCTCAAGGAAGTGAAGGACAAATTCGACGAGCGCATTAAGGAGGATATACACTTCATTCCCGAGGTTGTGCACGCGTTTTTAGCGTGTCCGAAGTGTGGAAGCCACGACTTTGAAGTCATTCAGGGTAGGGGTGTTTACGTCGCCGGGATAATGATTGAGAAGGAGGGAGAGGCATGA
- a CDS encoding cation diffusion facilitator family transporter produces the protein MKHKGELRRKLVFSVVLNITITIAEIIGGILSGSLALLSDSFHNFSDSMSLLGSYIALKISERKPNEKYTFGYKRAEILVAFVNSAVLVGISFFLLVEAYRRFKNPQPIDTAIMLPIAVVGLVANLLSVLLLHDHAHGLNIRSAYLHLLSDTLSSVAVIIGGLLIRFYGVGWVDPLVTVFISLYILREAYVVLRESVEVLMEASPELDFEAIKAELESIPGVKNAHHFHAWRVGENEIHFECHLSVEDMLLSEAQRIIDEAEKRLKKFGITHVTVQLEVDRCAGKGVVCEKE, from the coding sequence GTGAAACATAAGGGCGAGTTAAGGCGGAAGCTTGTGTTCTCCGTTGTGCTGAACATTACCATAACAATTGCCGAGATCATCGGAGGAATACTCTCTGGGAGTTTAGCACTCTTGAGTGACTCATTCCATAACTTCAGCGATTCGATGAGTTTGCTTGGAAGCTACATCGCTTTAAAAATCTCCGAGAGAAAGCCTAACGAGAAGTACACCTTCGGCTACAAGAGGGCTGAAATCCTCGTTGCGTTTGTAAATTCAGCAGTTCTGGTCGGTATTTCGTTTTTCCTACTCGTTGAGGCATACAGACGCTTTAAGAACCCCCAGCCGATTGATACGGCCATAATGCTTCCCATTGCTGTTGTTGGTCTGGTTGCGAACCTTCTCTCGGTCCTGCTTCTTCATGATCATGCTCACGGGCTAAACATCCGCTCGGCTTATCTCCACTTGCTGAGCGATACTCTCTCCTCTGTGGCCGTTATCATAGGGGGTTTGTTAATCAGGTTCTACGGTGTTGGCTGGGTTGACCCGCTCGTCACAGTCTTTATATCCCTCTATATTCTCCGTGAAGCATATGTGGTTCTCAGGGAGAGCGTCGAGGTTCTAATGGAAGCCTCTCCTGAACTGGACTTTGAGGCAATAAAAGCCGAGCTTGAGTCCATTCCCGGCGTTAAGAACGCCCACCACTTCCACGCCTGGCGCGTTGGAGAGAACGAAATCCATTTTGAATGCCACCTTTCGGTTGAGGACATGCTCCTTAGCGAGGCTCAGAGAATTATAGACGAAGCTGAAAAAAGACTCAAAAAGTTTGGGATAACCCACGTTACGGTTCAACTCGAGGTTGATAGGTGTGCTGGTAAGGGCGTAGTCTGCGAAAAAGAATGA
- a CDS encoding radical SAM protein, which produces MRENESIDTITGVIEEPFPKAMNGPGIVEKPDKKGGNQLSTALTAFKLILGNPLSRALLRPMLKRYEINGRELPALYWALSVYAGESLNAPMMIRFQAETLKLLLKLGIKLAKGDEEAVKEALLKDPHIRRGIWVVLEGIAKYGVTVPQRLAGPFLIVWNFTNMCNFRCKHCYQRADKPLPSELSLEEKLNLVDQLDKAGVAAVAISGGEPTIHPHFLRIVKELSSRGIHTSVATNGWTFANMENLKKAVEAGIKYVEVSVDSAKPEKHDKFRGIPGAWEHAVKALENAVELGVSHGMAVVMDKETYHEIDDILDLAENIGVKRVIFFNLVPTGRAEDMVKVDLSPEEREEFMKEVYRQMKKRKLEILTTAPQYARVTLLESQGKNVTPAHFYIGENNAVKTLAEFIGGCGAGRIYAGIEPDGTVVPCVFLPLPVGNVRVRPFKEIWENSRIFNLLRDRDNFTGQCRNCPYRNICGGCRARAYHYTLDVLGDDPGCIINKRLWESIVKHGKPKGITEVNWVDESVILRGPTLYVPSYYSAVEVTTKKLLEKVSVPETVKA; this is translated from the coding sequence ATGAGAGAAAATGAGAGTATTGATACAATCACTGGAGTTATTGAAGAACCTTTTCCAAAGGCGATGAACGGCCCGGGAATAGTGGAAAAACCAGACAAAAAGGGTGGAAATCAGCTTTCAACCGCCCTAACTGCCTTCAAGCTCATCTTGGGGAATCCACTTTCAAGGGCACTTCTGAGACCCATGCTGAAACGCTATGAAATAAACGGGAGAGAGCTACCCGCTCTGTACTGGGCCCTCAGTGTTTATGCTGGAGAAAGCCTGAACGCTCCTATGATGATACGCTTTCAGGCCGAGACGCTCAAGCTTCTCCTCAAACTGGGCATAAAGCTCGCGAAGGGAGATGAAGAAGCCGTCAAAGAGGCCCTGCTGAAGGATCCACACATAAGGCGCGGAATATGGGTCGTTCTGGAGGGAATAGCCAAGTACGGAGTTACGGTACCACAGCGTTTGGCGGGACCTTTCCTAATAGTCTGGAACTTTACCAACATGTGTAACTTCCGCTGCAAGCACTGCTACCAGAGGGCCGACAAACCGCTCCCGAGCGAGCTTTCCTTAGAGGAGAAACTCAACCTCGTTGACCAGCTCGACAAGGCAGGCGTGGCGGCCGTGGCAATAAGCGGTGGCGAACCGACGATACACCCGCACTTCCTCAGAATCGTAAAAGAACTGTCAAGCAGGGGAATCCACACATCGGTTGCCACAAACGGTTGGACCTTCGCCAACATGGAAAACCTCAAGAAAGCTGTTGAGGCAGGTATAAAGTACGTTGAAGTAAGCGTTGACTCAGCAAAGCCCGAGAAACATGATAAGTTCAGAGGAATCCCCGGTGCATGGGAGCACGCTGTGAAAGCCCTTGAAAACGCTGTAGAACTTGGAGTAAGCCACGGAATGGCCGTGGTCATGGACAAAGAAACCTACCATGAAATAGACGACATACTTGATTTGGCCGAAAACATAGGGGTTAAGCGCGTCATATTCTTCAATTTGGTTCCAACGGGAAGGGCAGAGGACATGGTAAAGGTGGACTTATCACCTGAGGAACGCGAGGAGTTCATGAAAGAAGTTTACAGACAGATGAAGAAACGGAAACTTGAGATACTCACAACGGCCCCACAGTACGCGAGGGTTACCCTCTTAGAAAGCCAGGGCAAGAACGTAACGCCTGCGCACTTCTACATCGGAGAGAACAACGCGGTAAAAACTCTCGCCGAGTTCATCGGAGGTTGTGGAGCCGGAAGGATTTATGCAGGCATAGAGCCCGATGGGACAGTTGTTCCCTGTGTATTCCTCCCGTTACCCGTTGGTAACGTCAGGGTTAGGCCGTTCAAGGAGATATGGGAAAACAGTAGGATATTCAACCTCCTCCGCGACAGGGACAACTTCACAGGACAGTGCAGGAACTGCCCATACAGGAACATCTGTGGTGGCTGTCGCGCGAGGGCCTACCACTACACGCTGGACGTTCTCGGTGATGACCCCGGGTGCATAATCAACAAACGCCTCTGGGAGAGCATAGTGAAGCACGGAAAACCAAAAGGAATAACGGAGGTCAACTGGGTAGATGAAAGCGTTATCCTGCGCGGACCAACCCTCTACGTGCCGAGTTACTACAGCGCCGTGGAAGTAACAACGAAGAAGTTGCTTGAAAAGGTAAGCGTTCCTGAAACTGTAAAGGCATGA
- a CDS encoding helix-turn-helix domain-containing protein, which produces MTMKKEKHQNKRFIELVERLLERWGYNRTEGKIYAVLLMNGKPMTISELAKSTGLSRSSVSIALSNLSREYLVTYRKEGKTKYFSAVPVFLEKFLKQPQEMLEREVLPLKKVVESLLESAESDEKRATYEAILSDLSTLECVLKRLIEFEERDELCFKKGSS; this is translated from the coding sequence ATGACAATGAAAAAAGAAAAACATCAAAACAAGAGATTCATTGAGCTCGTGGAAAGGCTACTTGAGAGGTGGGGATATAATAGGACGGAAGGGAAAATTTACGCCGTCCTGCTTATGAATGGCAAACCCATGACGATTTCAGAGCTCGCAAAAAGCACTGGTCTCAGTAGGTCTTCGGTCTCAATAGCGCTTTCCAACTTGAGTAGGGAGTATTTAGTTACTTACAGAAAGGAAGGTAAAACCAAGTATTTCTCGGCCGTTCCAGTTTTTCTGGAGAAGTTTCTCAAGCAACCCCAGGAGATGCTAGAGCGGGAGGTTTTACCCCTTAAGAAGGTTGTGGAATCCCTGTTGGAATCGGCTGAGAGCGATGAAAAAAGAGCAACTTACGAGGCTATACTCTCAGACCTTTCGACCCTTGAGTGTGTTCTCAAAAGATTGATAGAGTTCGAAGAAAGGGACGAGCTCTGTTTTAAGAAGGGGTCCTCCTGA
- the tdt gene encoding tellurite-resistance/dicarboxylate transporter — protein sequence MNFVKKFNPALFASVMGTGAVSIASYRYSQYWEPLKDVGIALTYLNAVLYVLLLVPWLLRWILYMKNALDDLRHPAMGHFYGTSGAATIVLAAQFIVVLHNLKLAWYLWLWGLVLTFIFAFWMSYEIFIAGEVDLKHLSPAWYIPPVALVIIPFGAVFMRTTSGYTNQMVVTVNYLGWGAGFFLYLVLYAVVTFRFIRHELMPPQMAPLIWMNLGPIGASITALFALVKNSTIPIPREPFMVFAFFLWGLGFWWLVMATALTIHYVRNLHLPYSTSWWAFIFPIGAFTNSTLDLGEAFHLNLLNVFGFILLWPLLGLWLVTAIKMMGLRRTPS from the coding sequence ATGAATTTCGTAAAAAAGTTCAACCCGGCCCTCTTTGCCAGCGTCATGGGAACTGGAGCTGTTAGCATAGCAAGTTACAGGTACTCACAATACTGGGAACCCTTGAAAGATGTGGGAATCGCCTTAACCTATCTTAACGCCGTGCTTTATGTCCTTCTGCTCGTTCCATGGTTGCTCAGGTGGATACTTTACATGAAAAACGCCCTCGACGACCTCAGGCATCCCGCGATGGGACACTTCTACGGAACGAGTGGGGCGGCTACCATAGTCCTTGCGGCGCAGTTTATAGTTGTGCTCCACAACCTTAAGCTGGCGTGGTACCTCTGGCTCTGGGGACTGGTTCTAACATTCATATTTGCCTTCTGGATGTCGTATGAGATTTTCATAGCCGGAGAAGTTGACTTAAAGCACCTTTCGCCTGCCTGGTATATTCCCCCGGTGGCCCTTGTAATAATCCCGTTCGGAGCCGTGTTCATGAGAACAACTAGTGGATACACCAACCAGATGGTCGTTACGGTAAATTACCTCGGCTGGGGCGCCGGGTTCTTCCTATATCTAGTGCTCTACGCTGTAGTCACGTTCCGCTTCATAAGACACGAGCTCATGCCACCACAAATGGCCCCGCTCATCTGGATGAACCTCGGACCGATAGGGGCAAGCATAACAGCGCTCTTCGCCCTCGTAAAGAACTCAACGATACCAATCCCAAGGGAACCTTTCATGGTCTTCGCGTTCTTCCTCTGGGGTCTGGGCTTCTGGTGGCTGGTCATGGCAACGGCGTTAACCATCCATTACGTTAGGAACCTCCATCTGCCCTACAGCACCTCGTGGTGGGCGTTCATTTTCCCGATAGGAGCCTTCACTAACTCAACACTAGACTTAGGAGAAGCATTCCATTTAAACCTCCTGAACGTTTTCGGATTCATTTTGTTATGGCCACTTCTCGGACTGTGGTTGGTCACAGCAATAAAGATGATGGGGCTCAGGAGGACCCCTTCTTAA
- a CDS encoding sulfite exporter TauE/SafE family protein: MNYPELALIAFILSVVFSIGGVGSAIAIVPTMTWLGVPLMTAKPTGLFINTLSMLSATLKNLKHGKLDHRFGLPILLVATAMAPVGAYAGKIIPKVYVLWVFIAFLLYSGTMMIFFRPKRRPKEGNHIVEGSIIGGIAGFLGGLLGVGGGGIISPALIMLGYEPKKVAATTALVVFFSSLSGFLTYWGMGTLDWRLLLWVSVPAIAGGWLGTHLMHFKMSSGQVKKVIGIIMYIMAIKIFLVVMG; the protein is encoded by the coding sequence ATGAACTATCCTGAGCTTGCACTCATAGCATTTATCCTCAGCGTTGTCTTCTCCATAGGTGGCGTTGGCAGTGCGATAGCAATAGTCCCCACGATGACGTGGCTAGGCGTCCCTCTGATGACGGCGAAGCCAACTGGCCTCTTCATAAATACCCTCTCAATGCTCTCGGCGACGCTCAAGAACCTGAAACACGGTAAGCTAGACCACCGCTTCGGCCTTCCAATACTGCTAGTCGCTACTGCCATGGCTCCGGTTGGTGCCTACGCCGGAAAGATAATACCTAAAGTCTACGTCCTCTGGGTCTTCATAGCGTTTCTCCTCTACTCCGGAACGATGATGATTTTCTTCAGGCCGAAGAGAAGGCCAAAGGAGGGAAACCACATCGTGGAGGGTTCAATAATCGGCGGAATAGCCGGTTTCCTCGGTGGTCTCCTTGGGGTGGGTGGCGGTGGGATAATAAGCCCTGCTTTGATAATGCTTGGCTATGAACCCAAAAAGGTGGCAGCTACAACAGCTCTTGTGGTGTTCTTCTCCTCGCTGAGTGGTTTTCTAACTTACTGGGGTATGGGAACACTTGACTGGAGGCTTTTGCTCTGGGTCTCCGTTCCGGCTATAGCCGGCGGCTGGCTTGGGACGCATTTGATGCACTTCAAAATGAGCTCTGGGCAGGTAAAAAAAGTGATAGGAATAATCATGTATATTATGGCCATCAAGATTTTTCTTGTTGTTATGGGTTAA
- a CDS encoding ferredoxin family protein yields MSNVEAPIIGKDALGRPVKDLSIIPWWGIDRKKIEWYPKINYDLCAGCGICFITCGRRVFDWDRERGKPVVARPYNCMVGCSTCATLCPCNAIEFPPKEYVKKLIIENGIIRKAFEITKPLTEKAENNKENPQETESVFNP; encoded by the coding sequence ATGTCAAACGTTGAGGCGCCCATCATAGGAAAAGATGCCCTTGGAAGACCCGTTAAGGATCTGAGCATTATTCCATGGTGGGGAATCGACAGAAAGAAAATAGAATGGTACCCAAAAATAAACTATGATCTCTGTGCCGGATGTGGTATATGCTTTATAACTTGTGGAAGAAGAGTCTTCGACTGGGACAGAGAGAGAGGAAAGCCCGTCGTAGCAAGGCCCTACAACTGTATGGTCGGTTGTTCTACTTGTGCAACACTTTGTCCATGCAATGCCATTGAGTTCCCTCCAAAAGAGTACGTTAAAAAGCTAATCATAGAAAACGGAATTATCAGAAAAGCCTTTGAAATAACGAAACCTCTAACAGAAAAAGCAGAAAACAATAAAGAAAACCCCCAAGAAACTGAAAGTGTCTTTAACCCATAA
- a CDS encoding ABC transporter ATP-binding protein: MLCLRNVEYEKNGRKILHGVNMTFREGMSYSILGPNGAGKSTIARILMGELKPTSGEVLFDGRDITGLNVTERARLGISMAWQEPARYEGIRIREYLTLGGKLKVGKDEIKEALELVGLSYKLYAGRMIDKTLSGGERKRIELASLLLLKPRYAILDEPDSGLDITAGELIEGLLNCFKKTGTTIILITHHEEIARKTDFAYFLCAGRLVKKGFSREVVEYYRKTCGKCLFVEGSP; encoded by the coding sequence ATGCTCTGCCTGAGAAACGTTGAGTATGAAAAAAACGGTCGGAAAATCCTTCACGGTGTTAACATGACCTTCAGGGAGGGCATGAGCTACTCGATACTCGGACCTAATGGTGCAGGGAAATCAACGATAGCAAGAATCCTGATGGGTGAACTAAAGCCAACTTCCGGTGAGGTTCTCTTCGATGGAAGGGACATCACAGGGCTTAACGTTACTGAGAGAGCCAGACTGGGAATAAGCATGGCTTGGCAGGAGCCGGCGCGCTACGAGGGGATAAGAATCAGAGAGTACCTCACCCTCGGCGGGAAGCTGAAGGTTGGGAAAGACGAGATAAAGGAGGCACTTGAGCTTGTCGGTCTCTCTTATAAACTCTACGCGGGAAGGATGATAGACAAAACCCTCAGCGGCGGCGAGAGAAAGAGGATTGAATTAGCTTCGCTCCTCCTCCTGAAACCAAGGTATGCTATCCTAGACGAGCCCGACTCCGGCCTCGACATAACTGCGGGTGAGCTTATTGAGGGGCTCCTTAACTGCTTTAAAAAGACAGGAACGACAATTATTCTAATCACTCACCACGAAGAAATAGCCAGAAAAACTGATTTTGCGTACTTTCTCTGCGCCGGCAGGCTCGTCAAGAAGGGCTTCTCGCGGGAGGTCGTTGAGTACTACAGAAAAACCTGCGGAAAGTGCCTCTTCGTGGAGGGGTCGCCATGA